A window of Uranotaenia lowii strain MFRU-FL unplaced genomic scaffold, ASM2978415v1 HiC_scaffold_294, whole genome shotgun sequence genomic DNA:
CATTGATATTAGTTTATCTGTAACATCAGGGTTTAGCTGGGCTAAGAAGTCATAAGAGAGATTATCTACTCCTGGGGctgatgattttttctttttgccaagGATTTTGTACCAAGTCCCCATGTCCATTAAGTTATCATTGGCTACGGGGAGAGGGGTATCGAACGTTTGTGGATCGTGTGGTCCGAAATGCGTGTCTAAAAATTGCTCTACCAGAACCTCGTCATCTCTCAAGAAGTTATTCTCTTTCCTGAAATATCGTTTACCTGTTAAACGATTCACCTTTGCCCAAAGTACCTTGGAGCTTGTGAATGGATCAATTTCGTTAGTAAACTCATCGAATCTCTTCCGTATCTCCtctctttttttcctttggaaCATGGCagctttctttttaaattctACAAGGTTTTCAGGGGATGATATTCTGTTGAACTCTCTTCTGGCTAAAGTTTTTGCTTTCCAAGCCTCGTCGACACTGTCTGACCACCAGAACTTGGGTGTCCTTTTacttttcaaccgattttgttTGCATATTTACTTTACGTTATTCGTCAGATCACTTATGGTATTTATTAGGGATGATTCAAGTTCGGATAATTGTTTAGCTATTTTGGTTTTATTGTGGTAAAAGTTATTCTGGGTTGGTAGTTGTTTGAACCAAATTATTTCAATGCACATATGTTCGCTGGAAATCCCGTAGTCTAAAACTTTCCAGGTGAGAGCGTTTTTTAAGTTAGCTGAGCACATTGAAATATCTATAGCAGATGGACGTTTGTTGATTTGGAGTGGGATGAATGTCTTACTCCCGTCATTCAGTAAAAGCATTCTACTGCCGTTGATTGCATTTAACAATTTAACGCCTTTGCCATCGCTAACATCATTTCCCCATTCTACATGATGGGCGTTGAAATCGCCCCCTATTATAACCTTTTGATGTTGATCGAGGTTACAGAGAATAGTACGAGTGTCTGATTCAAAATCGGTCAAAGAAATTGATGGACTCATGTAAACAGAGCATATAATCAAGTTTAGCTTGTTTATCTTTAGACTGACTACCTGTGTCGACCGCGAGAGGTTTTGTGGTGTGGTAAATTTGGTGAAGCTGTATGAattcttcaataaaattcctgaaCCACCATAACTATCTTCCCTAGAATGAGGGATGAAATGGTATCCTGTTAAATTGTATTTATTGGTTCCTtcatataaggtacaccggggcaagtgcaaacggttttcaccatagttcaactttcacatgtcctagaaaaatatgtatatgttcaaaaattatcaattatcgttcgttgcatcacaaaaatagttctcaacaaattcccgttgaaagagaaaaataaaaaaatgttggtaaaaagtaacggtgcttttgtgaaaaaaattcaaaatttgcacttgccccgcttatgggggcaagtgcaaacgcaatactttttgaaaactaattCACAGATGAGTCAGTGTATCTGtcctaaaatgaattgaatacatgttccggtacgttttatcaaattttattaatatatttgctgttttcttgcaatattgataactttttggaactccatttttggtgactgttgttttaagcaaaagaccttcatctACTAAGGCATTACGGAACTTTGAAcatccgcttcagatacaacacttcGAATGCCCCTTCTgaccattttaatataatgctgaaccattttggtgatgaattttctgaaatggctgatgttacatggcttaaaggtgcgtttgcacttaccccggtagtgtcgtttgcacttgccccgcagcGCGGGTTAACAAGagcgaaaattattttcacaactttcgagtgtactgaaaatttatcataaattttctgctttcgtTTGAATATCGGTCTCAAACACTCACCTTTTAAtgaaaattcggatttgaatgcccatttttgtagccaaaatatacaaaacaaaaacacactgttcatgtctattacgtacttgaattcgtgtgtggtcaaacagtgccgtgttttaagtgaaaaatttaaagaaagtttagtttatctatgtcagattgtttgtttgggtctaaacaacaatttctagaagaagaaatattttttacatttttggtaacagagaaaagttcaacgtttgcacttgccccgagtttgcacttgccccggtgtaccttaattcATTTGTCCATGTTTCGGAAAGAATGGCTACTGAAAAATCTTCTCCCGTGAGAACTCTTTGCAATTCCGCCTTATTTTTGTGTAAACTTTGTACGTTGATTTGCAAAATCTTGAATTCGTTTGTAGTGCCCATTTTTAGAGAGTAGAAGTAGATGATGCAGTGAGAAAAAAGgagattttgttttaagtttatttttggtTAAAGACTTCCGAATTGGCTAAATTGAAATGTCTCCTAGTACAGGTGTTGAAAAGTTCTTTAATTTGGTCTTGTGGTCCCAAAAGACCAATAAACTCAGTGTAGAAGGTTATCATTTTTTCCTGAAATGATCTTTCTAATTTTGCTTGTGCCTCTCTTACCTCATTTTCATAACGTTCTTTGTCGCCCACGTTCCATGGGTTTTGGAGTCCCAATCCGATGTTGTTGCTTTCCGCACTTCTGACAATGTTGTTCCGCTGTTCTGTTGTTACCTCTGCAATGCTTTTCGACGAATAATCATCAACCCGGGCTCGTTTCCCTTTAGTTATCGTTGGATTTGGCTGGTCCTTGTACACCCTAACGGCTGCTTGTATGGTCTTACGTTCCTGATTCGTCTTGTTCCATTGGTCTCTCAGGGGGTCCTTCAACCGGTAGCTGTTTCGTGTCATACTCGCAAAGCTTTCCATCGGAGTAGGAAATTCATTGACGTCCTGCAGTGGGGAGTACAAATTTTGGCTGCTCATGGATACCTGCTCTCGTGCTTCGGCATACGTCCAGTTACGTTTTGACATAAGAACTTTGATGTCGTGCTGTCTCTTTTTCTCTGGACAACTGTTGTCGGTGGATCGGTGCCCAGGATTACGGCAATTGGCACACTTAACCGGGTTTTGACAACTTTCGAACTCTTCTGGAAGTTCATGTCGCTCTGCACACTTGTCACAGCGttgggctcctttacaattctTCGTAGTGTGACCGAATCTAAGACAGCGTTGACATAACACAATTGTGGGCGTATAAGGTCTAACTTTCGCGGGGCAACCGAAGATTCTCACAGACTCTGGCAATTGTTGTGCACGGAAGGTAATTCGCAATCTGTTGATTGGTTCTTTTTCCTTGCCACGATGCATCCGGTTGATGCTTATAATTGGAACGACGCACTCAGTATCTTCAGATAATTCTGTTATATCTATATTAGTGGGGATGCCTGATACTATACCGGTTATACAAACAAGGTGTTTCGGAATGTATGCTCTATATtccttgttatttttatttatgtcttCAACTAAACGATTTGCTTTGGCATAGCTACTTATGAATACGATAATTTTGTGCTTACTTACGTACTTCATGTCTGTTATGGACTGTTTGTAAAGGTTCATCTTACGCAGGGTGCTACCCAAGgcaaacttgttgattttcgCTGTACTTCCGGTTGATTCTTTGCGCAACTCGAAATAGACTCTGTATGGACCAGTATCTGTAACAGCATAGTTGTAGTTCACCAGTTCTTTCTCCTGTTGTCCTTTGGCCTCATCCATTTGCTCCTGTTCCTTTGTCCAGTCCGTATGCGTTGTTTTTCTGATCGCTCCTTTCGCTGTTTCGTCCGGGTCCGGGGGATCCGGCGATTTAGTGACGCTGCTCATCCCGCTAACCTCACTTCTTCATGCGCAAcgcacttttcaattttctcaaggTTTCTCCTATCCCAAAACGAAAATCCACTATCCACCGTTTATTCGCTATATAAGTAACAGTTGAGcactatttttaactttttattcgtAGCTTTTAATCCGATTTTCCGACAAATGACCGTAAGCAAAAAAGGGGACTTCTGCACATAACCAAAATGGCGGACCGAAAAGGCCTTTCTGGccacaatgttgttttgtttttgtttactttcatGTTTGTGCGTGTTTGACATTCATCACTCTTAATTCTAAACACTAAATTTTGGCTCGATTGAACCCAATCACTACACGCTCAAAATTAAACAAGCATAAATACGTATTTATAACGCTACATTATCTTCTTGTCTAAATTTCATTCTTTCTCGTTGAGAAGGTACGTACAGGGCTTTTATAACTACTACAACAGGGCTTTTATTAGATTTAGTTATAAAAGCGCTGGGTACGTATCCCAAATACTTCTTATTCGCTCTACAAAACTACGTtatgaaaattcattaaaatacttttcaaaGTTCAGCAGAATCAAAACGAAGCTAAACACCTGACACAAACCTACTTTACGCATACGAATTACCCTGAACCGTTGCCATCTCTTCTTCGGTTGAGGCAAAAGGCTCATTAAATTTCCCAGAAAAATAAAGGATTTCTCTAAAATAACGATGTATTATGTAGTTGATTTTCCTATGAGTATATTTTATGCCAGATTATGCCGAGGCTATAATAAATAAGtatgtcaataaaaaaaaaagaataatttctCAAACAATACCATTCTAATGGAATAAGAATCACTTTCGCATGATGACGTTAGGGAAACCGTTGGCTTCATCTTTTCATGTCTTAAGGGGTTAAATCGATCGATTCAGTACAGTAGCTCGTATTACGGTTATGTAAGCATCATAGAAATAAACGTAACGTTTTCTCTTACCTATTAACTGCGTCTAAGCTGCCTAAGCTTTAATATTAACCTTGAAAGCCGTGGCCAGTTCAGCCGAAGGGAACATGGCGAAATCCCCGCGTGCCGCTCGGTGCGGTTTTCGCTGCAAATATTCCTCCATGATTTCGCAAACCAACCTTTCCGCCTTGGTTTTGATTTCCCGTTGCTGTTGGCGCTGTTTGTTGTCATGATCGACGATGCACGCGGACACGTTGCCACGGGCAAACTTGGTCGAGGGTATTTCGGCACCCCGCACTAGCGACATGATCCAATCGTGCTTGACCTTGGTGATTTCCTTCTCCAACTCCTCGATACGGTTGTCCTTTGTTTGAGGTACGTGGAGCGGTTCCAGGTTGGAGAGAATCTTCTTGAACTCGTTGGCTTGCACTTTCATCCGTTCCGCACGCTCATCCTTGAAGGCTTTTTTGAGCAGCGAAAGTTCTTGGTCGATATAGGGTGAACTAGCCGTAATATCTGTTggatgaaaaaagaaatgattaTCATTCCATTTAGTAAAATCGCTGGACAAAGCTTACCGAGAGCTGTTGTTGTTTTGAGGTCTCCTTTTTTGGGATTGAATGTTTTGATCTTTTCTCGAAGGCTAGTCCTTTCATTCTCCAGGGAATCGATGTCGTTCTGCAAGTGATCCATTGTTACCTCGAATTCTTTCTCTTTccttgaaagaaaaacaaaaattagaaactaaacttgaaaatatttatgtaAACTCACTGTTTGAGCTGCTGTGTGATTTCGTCGTTTTGTTTCTGTAGACGCGTGGTAGTACTTTCGAAATCGACCTGCAGCACTGACAGTTTCTTTTCGGCCAAATCCTTACGGATTTGCATTTCGGATAGTTCGTTCTGCTTAAGCTTGGCGGCCAGCTTGAGCTGTCGGATTTCAGCTTCCCGATTTTCGAGCGTTGCCGTGAGAGTTTTGGTCTCCTCTAGTTGTTTCTTAACGGCTTGAGCCCGTAAGATGATCGGAGCAACGGGTTTCTCTTCGGGAACCTTTGCATTTGTACCGGACATAATTTCGTACTCGTGGTCCAAAAGGTATTGTGCTAGTTGACTCATGTCTGTACTCGTATTGCTCAAAACTGAACGGATGTTTTGAGAAGGCCCGAGATCGTCCTGCTCGTAGACCTTTTCACAGGCATTGGAAATAATCTCCCACAGCTTATCGTGAGCAACGGATACTTCAGATTCAGGATCCGCGGTAACCATCTGAACCATCTGTTTGGTGCTGTAGAACATAACGCTCATCAGTTTGTTCAACGCTTCGGCCGTTTTCTTTAGGTTCTGCAACGTGTTCATCGAAAGGTTACACTTGGTGACGGCCACGTCCTGAGGTAGCCGGCGTTTGATCAGTTTCAACTGCTGTTTGACTGATTCCACATTCTGCACAATGTACTGCATCAATAAACCGGAATCACTGGTCTCATCACCACCCTAAAAGTTGAAGAAGAGAAACATTGTAACTGTAAACTTACATAAAAGAAATAATCTCTACCTTGATCAACGTCTTGATCACGTGGGAATCGGTCCAGATAGAATCGCATGCAGCCGAAATAGAAGCAGTACAATCACGTACGATTTGCGTTTCGTTAACCAAATCTTCACCGGACAGCAACACCAAGTACATTGCGTTGAAAAAGTTAACACACTTTTCGAgatctaaaaaaaagaaacaaatttacaacaatGTATAacacaacaaattaaaaaaaaaacttactatcAGTAGAAGAGTTTTCGTCCAATTGATTTGCTTTGAGGAGATCGACAATTTCGTCGACCATCTTCTCTTGGGCCTGCATTTCCGGAAGCGATGAGCCAATCTTAAGCAAAGTTTCCGCCTGGCAGGCCGTCAACCCATACAGGAACTGATGCATTACACTCTGAAGATTATGTACGTGATGTAGCAAACGGGACCGGAACCGGAACTGGTACACTTCATGTCCACCGACAATGGCGTTGCGGTCGATTTGGGGCACAGCCGAGAAACGTTCCCGTGCTTGGCTAACGAtgataccggatttgaaaacgAGTCTTGAGATAAGGAGAATCACGAGGATTGCATCATGATCGCCACCACGGGCCATAAACACTTCCGGCATGAAAGCAGTCAGGTATTTAACGTGCTCATTGGCCTGGGTCAGTTCAATTTGACGCAACTGTAGGTCGATAGCGCGAGTGAACGCCTTAGACTCGGCAAACATTTGCTTGAAGTCGATTGTCTCCGAAATGGTGTCTTTGACGACCTTGTTGGATTCTTGATTGAGTTTCTCGCGAAGTTCTTGACACTGGTCGTTGAGACGCTGAACAAGTTCTCGGAACTTCAGGATGGTTTGATCGCGATCTACAATGGTTTCCATTGCTGCGTCTTTCTCGCGTATGGCTTCCCGTTTGGCAGCGTGCGCCATGTCCAGTTCTTCGCGCATGTCCATCTCAAGTTCATGATTGCTCTCAACTAGTTGCTCGTGAACTTCTTCAAGTGCCTCTAGTTCAGCGACCTCATCCTGTAGCTCTTTCACCTTGTCTTCCAGCTCCATTTTCTTTTCGGctagttgttcgaccatttctTCAGCTCCCAGCGCTGCATCCACTTGTTCTTGAAGGTCACTCAGTTGAGCCTCCATTTCATCAAGCTTCGAGGAGAGTTTCTCCTTCGTTCTCTGCAATTCAGCCACTTCGGATTTCTTAGTTTCCAATTCCTTCTCGAGcttttgaatttcatgtttctCGTGAGCAGAGAGATCTCTCAAGCGAACCAGCGTTTCACGAAGTCTCACGTTTTGCTGTTCCAGTTGTTTAAATTCGTACGTCGAAGTTCCACCGGTGCCAGTTCCATCTCCAATTATGGCGCCTTTTTCTTGCatttcggttttcaaaatttccaaatcaaggGTCAGCTCTTCAATACGTTCCTTTGCCGTCTCCAATTCCAAAGCCAAGGTGTCTGCCTTCTCCTCGGCCATCTCTTTATCGAGAGTGATTAGTTCAACATTTTCTGATAATTCAGCCATCTCTTCTTGATGCAAATCCCGTGCCTCGAGAGCATCTTTAGCTTCCTGTTTAGCTCGCTGCAGATCTCGTTGCAACGACGAGTGAGCCTCCATAATCTTGCTCTTGAATTCAACCAACTGATCGTACTGGGTCCTAAGTTTATCGAACTCACGAAGTCGCTCCTTGTCTTCAGTTCTTCTCATCTTCAAGGTTTCCAATTTCTCCACCAGGTCTTTGTTTTGCGTTTTCAAATCCTCGATCTCCTGCTGCAGTTGCATCAGATGGATGCGATCTTCGGTTGTCGAGAGAGCTGGCGATGGGGACGTAAGCGATTGTCCAGGAGTAAACTGAGGTTTCAACGTCTCAACGAAACCTGTTTCAACGAACGAAGCTCGTTTGGATGTTTGTAGTGACTCCGGCGGACTAATGTGAGACTTATGCACCGGTTCATACCTATCACCGGGCTTCATCATGGTAGGAATCGATGAAACCGGGGTCGGAATTGACGAGTGGCCTGAAGCCGGGCCAGTAGGACGATCATTGCCCGGAGAGGTTAGCTGCGTTTTCGACCCTAGCGAACTGGTGCTACGGTTCAATGACATGCGAGAACTACAATGATCGAAAACAATAGATTTAGTAGGAAGTATTGACTGACAAAAGCGTTTGAAATAATTCCTTCTAAGTAAGAATGAAATCAACTTAACAGGGTGATTCCCAACAGGCAGCAGCAGTTGGGATGAACAAGCGTGAAACTTGCGGAAGCATTCACACCGGGGCAGAAAACATAACGGTGGGGAGGTGAGTTGAAAGCAAGCATTTGTACGAACAGAAATATCCGGGAACAGCGGAATTgttcaaacaaaacaacaacgaaAAATGATGGTGAACCAATTATGGCATAAAAGTGATGGGTAATAATAGCTGTACTTGAAACTTTATATAATGTTTGATATGCTTTTGATTTTGAGTGACAGATAAAAAGAAAGGAACACGGTTAACCTGGACGATGAGAGTGTCATGGTCATTGAGGCGCGCTTCGACTGGGGCTGCTTGACGGGTGACTTACGGCGGACGCTGGATCAGATGGAGTCAGATGGTCGGTAGATAGTTATGTGATCGTGCGGGTGTCACCAATTTTAAGGGATGAAGTTTAATACCAATAGTAGTAGTTGATGATTAGTAGGTTATACAATGAATATTATTAGAATACAGGAAGATGAACTTCAATAATAAACTACGCATTATTTGGAGATTTACTGAAGgtaatcaggaaaaaaatctacGGTAATTAAGAGCAGTaaccacaaaaaatgacaaattgtaaatgaaaaagacaatgaaactaaatttagaTCAGCTTTAAAATGATGGGTacctaataaaacttaaaagctACATGAAACAGAAGGTATATCCCATGGAGTACTGTGTCTATATAATGCATGCAGAAGAAAAATggattgattttaatttctgtTCATTACAGAGTTGTGAGAATTTACCCGCCACGCTTGACTGGACTAGctttttttcaggaattttcatccggttggatgattcatcccgcgCCAGACTGGACTAGCGATTTTCCCTCAACATCACGGGTACTCCGAATCGAATTGCACTAAATAATGTGGTTGCTATTGAGCATGTGACTCAGCGATCCGAAATAGAGATACAGCATACCAAAGCGAGTTATCGAAGtcgtatgggaaaattgaatattttgtactgaaaaatcttcTGTGGATCGGAGTTTGCTTATGGTACatacataaaagttcaaatttactcatgtaaacgttacttaaaaattctgcaaaaatcatggataagttttgaaccaaaaccagcattttagacctcagggtttgagaaatttaaaaatgaccctaaatcgaTACAGTCTGTTGCGGGGCTCGACAGGAGTTATGGAAAGGCTTCCGATTGATTCAACCTGGCGGAAATTGTCGTTTTCTAACGCTAGttcatttcatttcatgttTCAGTTATGCGAGagcaatctttaaaaaaaaaacaaataataatagCAAGGTAAGTCGAACCTAGCagaataaatttgatttcaacttttcatgatcttataatttgattattttcctATCCAAAAATATTACTTAGCCTACAAAAAGGCTTTTAATTATTGATGATGTGGATAGTATAACTAAAGGCGTttccttaaaataaattcttgaaCGTTTGTGGATATACATACCTAtacttattatattttatttacatagtattccgtctcacgacataacttgacgaacataattcctaaaattcactcggtccatggcaaccgttctccaatttttcgGACATCCCCATTCGCAAGatcacttggtctaaccacctcgctcgttgcgcccccgctcgtcttgttcctaccggattcgtagcgaacacctgttttgcagggcagtcgtccggcattctcgcaacgtgTCCCGCatagcgtatccggccagccttcaccaccttctggatactgggttcgccgtagagtcgcgcgagctcgtggttcatccttcgccttcacactccgttctcctgtacgccgccaaaggtGGTGtactcgagcaatatccatgtcttgtgcccgtagagaacaaccggtctaatgagcgtcatatgtAGGTTACACTTCgagcgagggctaagtcttctcaaccgcagttgcttgtggggtccatagtaggcacgacttccgctgataattcgcctccggatctcacggctggtgtcattgtctgcggtcatcaGTGAGCCAatatagacaaagtcttcgactatctccagctcgtcgccgtcgatcgtgaccttgttattactggacaagcggattcggtcggtctcggatccgcaggccagcagtacttcgtcttggacgtattaatcatcaacccaatccttcctgcttcgcgtttcagtttgcggtagatgtctttcACTgctgcagatgatctgccgactatatcaatgtcatcggcaaagtagataagttgactggatctgctgaaaatcgtgccccgcatttcgcccaacgctcgtcgaataacaccttctagcgccacgttgaacgtcatgcaggatagaccatcaccatgtcgaagccccctgcgcgtttcgaatgaactcgacaattcacccgaaatccgcacacagcaccgcgttccatccatcgtcgccttgatcagtctgatcagctttcggaaaagccgttctcgtccatgattttctatagctcgttacggtcgatcgtgtcatatgcggctttgaagttgatgaatagatggtgcgtagggacttgatgttctcggcatttttggaggatttgccataatgtgaatatctggtccgtcgttgaccgtccctccatgaagccggcctgatgacttcccacgaatctgtttgcttgtggcgttaggcggcggagtaggactcgggacaacactttgtaggcggcattgaggacagtgatcgctcggtagttctcacaggccaatttgtcgccctttttgttgatggggcatattacccattccttccactcctccgatagctgttctatgtcccagatccggactatcaaccgctgtaggcaatcggccaacttgtccgggcctgttttgatgagttcagctgcgatgccatccttcccagccaacttgtttctattcagctggcgaatggcttccttaactttactcatcgttgggagtggctcctctacgtctttgactacgccggcgatgtatcttcccccaccgtcttgatctacTGCATGtacgccgttcaggtgttcatcgaagtgctgcttccaccttttgatcatctcacgattgtccgtcaggatgctcCCGCCCTTATCctggcacatttcggcttgcggcacgaagcctctgcgggatgcgttgagtttctgatagaactttcgtgtttcttgggaacgatgcagctgctccagctcctcgagctcctcctcctccaggcagTGCTTTTTCTCCTgcaaaattcggactcgctgcctcctctgctgtcggtgattttccacatttcgacgggtgcctctttggaCTACTGCCGCCCACGCGGctttctcttcgtccatcaccctcctacacttcTCGTCAAACCAGTCGTtacgtcgagttcgctccacataaccgatgacgttctccgcagaactgttgatggctgtcttgatggtatcccatcgagaggggcttcgtcaagctcgccctctgccggcagcgctgcttcgaccgattgcgcgtagtctgccgcgacctcaggttgcttcagtcgtgcgatatttaaccgaggcgggcgccggtttcgtgtgttgttcactatggagagttttgggcgcatcttcaccatcacaaGATAGTGATTTGACttgatgttggcgcctcgacaggatctgacgtcgatgatatccgagaagtgccggctgtcaatcaaaacgtggtcgatctgtgattgcgtttggtacggtgttctccaggtgtacttgtgtgggaggcggtgctggaaaaaggtactacgtacggccattcgtttggaggcggcgaaatctataagcactgaccacactgacatgacacttagaacaaaaattcaaccattttctgtctaattttttgttgtcagattttacAGGTTCGTAATACCGACGACctgaaaaatttagcaaaaaatgccctgtaagaaaaatggtcctgtttagcccgatttcaGTGCTATAAGTgctataagtctgaggccgtttacgttggtcagctggtgcgcactgaacctttcaattgtcggtttgaattcctcctcctggccgaccagagcattaaaatccccgatgatgatcttgatatcatgtgttgggcaacggtcgtattcacgctccagctgcgcgtaaaattcgtctttgtcgtcaccggtacttccgaggtgagggctgtgcacgttaatgatgctgatgttgaagaaccggccctttaTTATCAACCgacacattcgtgagttgatcggcaaCCACCCGATCACgagcttttgcatctttcccatcactaaaAAAGCTGTTCCAAGGATATACCTATACATATTATGTATATTCACAAAGGCTCAAGAATTTAATCTTTAatctctatttaaaaaaaaaaatgaaaaaaacgtgcatttttgagtgattttcattaacatattcgaaaaatttaaactctttttCTGTAAAGTGCAATCATCGGAAACTGGTTTGAATTTATTCTGTGGGATTAACAAAACAATAATTGAAATACTCAGCTGATCTAACCAAACtactgaacagaaaaaaaatctgaaattaaaaaaaaaccaacaaaaaggAAACTACTGTACACTTACGCCGTTGGTTTCGCGGCAAACGGTGTAGATCCCGGCATCGAAGCTATTGAAC
This region includes:
- the LOC129759858 gene encoding dynactin subunit 1 isoform X2; the protein is MSEKLLKVGQRIEVTGKDVRGTIAYVGMASFAVGKWVGIILDEPKGKNNGSLKGQTYFTCEENYGMFVRPTQLIFLDESGKPIDTGEVQTPEEKPRSRLSSAGSVRSIASMPGSTPFAAKPTAVRRKSPVKQPQSKRASMTMTLSSSSSRMSLNRSTSSLGSKTQLTSPGNDRPTGPASGHSSIPTPVSSIPTMMKPGDRYEPVHKSHISPPESLQTSKRASFVETGFVETLKPQFTPGQSLTSPSPALSTTEDRIHLMQLQQEIEDLKTQNKDLVEKLETLKMRRTEDKERLREFDKLRTQYDQLVEFKSKIMEAHSSLQRDLQRAKQEAKDALEARDLHQEEMAELSENVELITLDKEMAEEKADTLALELETAKERIEELTLDLEILKTEMQEKGAIIGDGTGTGGTSTYEFKQLEQQNVRLRETLVRLRDLSAHEKHEIQKLEKELETKKSEVAELQRTKEKLSSKLDEMEAQLSDLQEQVDAALGAEEMVEQLAEKKMELEDKVKELQDEVAELEALEEVHEQLVESNHELEMDMREELDMAHAAKREAIREKDAAMETIVDRDQTILKFRELVQRLNDQCQELREKLNQESNKVVKDTISETIDFKQMFAESKAFTRAIDLQLRQIELTQANEHVKYLTAFMPEVFMARGGDHDAILVILLISRLVFKSGIIVSQARERFSAVPQIDRNAIVGGHEVYQFRFRSRLLHHVHNLQSVMHQFLYGLTACQAETLLKIGSSLPEMQAQEKMVDEIVDLLKANQLDENSSTDNLEKCVNFFNAMYLVLLSGEDLVNETQIVRDCTASISAACDSIWTDSHVIKTLIKGGDETSDSGLLMQYIVQNVESVKQQLKLIKRRLPQDVAVTKCNLSMNTLQNLKKTAEALNKLMSVMFYSTKQMVQMVTADPESEVSVAHDKLWEIISNACEKVYEQDDLGPSQNIRSVLSNTSTDMSQLAQYLLDHEYEIMSGTNAKVPEEKPVAPIILRAQAVKKQLEETKTLTATLENREAEIRQLKLAAKLKQNELSEMQIRKDLAEKKLSVLQVDFESTTTRLQKQNDEITQQLKQKEKEFEVTMDHLQNDIDSLENERTSLREKIKTFNPKKGDLKTTTALDITASSPYIDQELSLLKKAFKDERAERMKVQANEFKKILSNLEPLHVPQTKDNRIEELEKEITKVKHDWIMSLVRGAEIPSTKFARGNVSACIVDHDNKQRQQQREIKTKAERLVCEIMEEYLQRKPHRAARGDFAMFPSAELATAFKVNIKA
- the LOC129759858 gene encoding dynactin subunit 1 isoform X4, which encodes MSEKLLKVGQRIEVTGKDVRGTIAYVGMASFAVGKWVGIILDEPKGKNNGSLKGQTYFTCEENYGMFVRPTQLIFLDESGKPIDTGEVQTPEEKPRSRLSSAGSVRSIASMPGSTPFAAKPTASRMSLNRSTSSLGSKTQLTSPGNDRPTGPASGHSSIPTPVSSIPTMMKPGDRYEPVHKSHISPPESLQTSKRASFVETGFVETLKPQFTPGQSLTSPSPALSTTEDRIHLMQLQQEIEDLKTQNKDLVEKLETLKMRRTEDKERLREFDKLRTQYDQLVEFKSKIMEAHSSLQRDLQRAKQEAKDALEARDLHQEEMAELSENVELITLDKEMAEEKADTLALELETAKERIEELTLDLEILKTEMQEKGAIIGDGTGTGGTSTYEFKQLEQQNVRLRETLVRLRDLSAHEKHEIQKLEKELETKKSEVAELQRTKEKLSSKLDEMEAQLSDLQEQVDAALGAEEMVEQLAEKKMELEDKVKELQDEVAELEALEEVHEQLVESNHELEMDMREELDMAHAAKREAIREKDAAMETIVDRDQTILKFRELVQRLNDQCQELREKLNQESNKVVKDTISETIDFKQMFAESKAFTRAIDLQLRQIELTQANEHVKYLTAFMPEVFMARGGDHDAILVILLISRLVFKSGIIVSQARERFSAVPQIDRNAIVGGHEVYQFRFRSRLLHHVHNLQSVMHQFLYGLTACQAETLLKIGSSLPEMQAQEKMVDEIVDLLKANQLDENSSTDNLEKCVNFFNAMYLVLLSGEDLVNETQIVRDCTASISAACDSIWTDSHVIKTLIKGGDETSDSGLLMQYIVQNVESVKQQLKLIKRRLPQDVAVTKCNLSMNTLQNLKKTAEALNKLMSVMFYSTKQMVQMVTADPESEVSVAHDKLWEIISNACEKVYEQDDLGPSQNIRSVLSNTSTDMSQLAQYLLDHEYEIMSGTNAKVPEEKPVAPIILRAQAVKKQLEETKTLTATLENREAEIRQLKLAAKLKQNELSEMQIRKDLAEKKLSVLQVDFESTTTRLQKQNDEITQQLKQKEKEFEVTMDHLQNDIDSLENERTSLREKIKTFNPKKGDLKTTTALDITASSPYIDQELSLLKKAFKDERAERMKVQANEFKKILSNLEPLHVPQTKDNRIEELEKEITKVKHDWIMSLVRGAEIPSTKFARGNVSACIVDHDNKQRQQQREIKTKAERLVCEIMEEYLQRKPHRAARGDFAMFPSAELATAFKVNIKA